One stretch of Patagioenas fasciata isolate bPatFas1 chromosome 9, bPatFas1.hap1, whole genome shotgun sequence DNA includes these proteins:
- the LOC136105056 gene encoding LOW QUALITY PROTEIN: intestinal-type alkaline phosphatase-like (The sequence of the model RefSeq protein was modified relative to this genomic sequence to represent the inferred CDS: inserted 1 base in 1 codon), whose protein sequence is MGWRLSPGTCLLLCLLARPSAAASDAEETPDYWNEGARRRLESALALQPVAQRAKNIILFMGDGMGLSTVSAARIYKGQLAGGSGEESVLAMETFPHMALAKTYTIDRQVPDSAGTGTAYLCGVKANAKTLGLSGAAVYGKCRTTFGNEVDSILHRARLAGKSVGIVTTTRVQHASPGAAYAHSASRSWYADTNMPKEALRDGCKDIAYQLVHNTDINVILGGGRMYMTPRKTPDPEYPEDPSQNGIRKDGLDLIAEWLSAKQGARYVWDKKGLDAVEDDSVSHLMGLFEPKDMQYELNRNASTDPSIVEMTEKAIRILRRNPNGFFLFVEGGRIDHGHHSGRAKQALMEAVMLDRAVARAGELTSPADTLTVVTADHSHVFTFGGNTLRGTSIFGLAPKKAKDKRAYTSILYGNGPGYSIRDGGRPXCQPPCCRGQGLQAAGSGAPGDGDPQWGGRGGAGPGPHVPPLPRGAGAALHRSRHGLRRLPRAIRRRPPVRGSPQGLLWHPVLPTAPARPPGPLCGCPRSGELRAPG, encoded by the exons ATGGGGTGGCGGCTCTCCCCTGGAACATGccttctcctctgcctcctcGCCCGGCCATCTGCTGCTGCCTCAG ACGCTGAGGAGACCCCGGACTACTGGAACGAAGGGGCCAGGAGGAGGCTGGAGTCAGCCCTGGCCTTGCAGCCAGTGGCACAGCGGGCCAAAAACATCATCCTCTTCATGGGCGACG GTATGGGGCTGTCCACAGTGTCGGCTGCTCGGATCTACAAGGGGCAACTGGCTGGTGGCTCAGGTGAGGAGAGTGTCTTGGCCATGGAGACTTTTCCCCACATGGCCCTGGCCAAG ACCTACACCATCGACCGGCAGGTGCCCGACAGCGCTGGCACGGGCACAGCCTACCTCTGCGGGGTGAAGGCCAACGCCAAGACGCTGGGGCTGAGCGGGGCGGCCGTCTACGGCAAATGCCGCACCACCTTCGGCAACGAGGTGGACTCGATCTTACACAGGGCCAGGCTGGCAG GCAAGTCGGTGGGCATCGTGACGACCACACGGGTGCAGCATGCGTCCCCTGGTGCAGCCTATGCCCACTCGGCCAGCCGGAGCTGGTACGCCGACACCAACATGCCCAAGGAGGCCTTGCGGGACGGCTGTAAGGACATTGCCTACCAGCTGGTGCACAACACAGACATCAAT GTGATCCTGGGCGGTGGGCGGATGTACATGACCCCCAGGAAGACTCCAGACCCTGAGTACCCAGAGGATCCGTCCCAGAACGGTATCAGGAAGGACGGCCTGGACTTGATTGCCGAATGGCTGAGTGCCAAGCAG GGTGCCCGCTACGTCTGGGATAAGAAGGGCCTGGACGCGGTCGAGGATGACTCTGTGAGCCACCTGATGG GCCTCTTTGAGCCCAAGGACATGCAGTATGAGCTGAACCGCAACGCCTCCACAGACCCCTCCATAGTGGAGATGACGGAAAAGGCCATTCGCATCCTGCGCAGGAACCCCAACGGCTTCTTCCTCTTTGTGGA AGGTGGCAGGATCGACCACGGCCACCACAGCGGCCGGGCCAAGCAGGCGCTGATGGAGGCTGTCATGCTGGACCGGGCGGTGGCGCGGGCGGGCGAGCTCACCTCCCCCGCTGACACCTTGACCGTGGTGACGGCCGATCACTCCCACGTCTTCACCTTTGGGGGCAACACGCTGCGTGGCACCTCCATCTTCG GGCTGGCCCCCAAGAAAGCCAAGGACAAACGGGCATACACCAGCATCCTCTATGGCAATGGTCCCGGCTACAGTATCCGTGATGGGGGCCGCC GCTGCCAACCTCCCTGCTGCAG AGGACAAGGACTACAGGCAGCAGGCAGCGGTGCCCCTGGAGACGGAGACCCACAGTGGGGAGGACGTGGTGGTGCTGGCCCAGGGCCCCATGTCCCACCTCTTCCACGGGGTGCAGGAGCAGCACTACATCGCTCACGCCATGGCCTACGCCGCCTGCCTCGAGCCATACGCCGCCGGCCCCCAGTGCGGGGCAGCCCGCAGGGCCTCTTATGGCACCcagtgctccccacagcccctgctCGCCCTCCTGGCCCTCTGTGTGGCTGCCCACGTAGTGGGGAGCTGAGAGCCCCTGGCTGA